From the Pomacea canaliculata isolate SZHN2017 linkage group LG14, ASM307304v1, whole genome shotgun sequence genome, one window contains:
- the LOC112555606 gene encoding uncharacterized protein LOC112555606: protein MGKNTEESFTHKSSKHVYRSLSSSEDWRQSRSPSAESKSSGKKIQYTPNSERSSSRNHTQREGKLSQQEEVMWVEKTTRNDAVWVEKTQVTKQSQIPKASRGYIHWVLLLQAFMIQIQRTVKHSKKAKRRGKRKRSRSDSSSDSSSDTKKKARSSNKKFKRAKHFNAKKKHRSSSPVTKKVMMTPSRKSFEGTYKQDWNVDPSKLKIKHEPQVVGEQSSFKDEDSKKIKWTKEEDIQLNQLETFLKALKTKKTEQLLAEGKLKKV, encoded by the coding sequence ATGGGCAAGAATACTGAAGAATCATTTACCCACAAATCATCTAAGCATGTTTACAGGAGCCTGTCCTCAAGTGAAGATTGGAGACAATCACGAAGCCCATCTGCAGAAAGTAAATCGAGTGGCAAAAAGATCCAATATACTCCCAATAGTGAGAGGAGTTCATCTCGTAACcatacacagagagagggaaaacTATCACAGCAAGAGGAAGTTATGTGGGTAGAGAAGACCACAAGAAATGATGCAGTATGGGTGGAGAAGACTCAAGTAACAAAACAAAGTCAGATACCAAAGGCAAGCAGAGGTTACATACATTGGGTGTTGCTGCTTCAAGCATTCATGATTCAGATCCAAAGGACAgtaaaacacagcaaaaaaGCCAAAAGACGGGGAAAAAGAAAGCGATCAAGATCAGATTCCTCCTCAGATTCAAGttcagacacaaagaaaaaagctcgttcatcaaacaaaaagtttaaaagggCAAAACATTTCAATGCTAAGAAGAAACACAGGTCCAGTTCTCCTGTAACCAAAAAAGTAATGATGACTCCTTCTAGAAAATCTTTTGAAGGAACTTATAAGCAGGACTGGAATGTGGACCCCTCCAAGTTGAAGATAAAGCATGAACCACAAGTGGTGGGAGAACaatcttcttttaaagatgaagatagcaaaaaaataaaatggacgaAAGAGGAGGACATCCAGCTCAATCAGCTTGAGACTTTTCTAAAGGCTCTCAAGACCAAAAAAACTGAGCAGCTTCTTGCAGAAGGCAAACTGAAGAAAGTTTGA
- the LOC112555095 gene encoding protein timeless-like: MEWNIMEPGSSSALGVGSLVEDVYLPADDCEDVLDEVITNLAKEDPKLRNGRRKLAFDKIVEKDLVPLIKSCVDEDIFARAVRLLANLSQPLDVFLQLNIPLSQQCQKEIMALVDNAKACCSDIDFFKSLHSMMVQTLNKSCKLQFADCQMLNHCILLLRNLLHTSGPVCGDMPVSYSSITLQSLLSSFFLSEMDKLVLRLLNHPQKEEWVVSVVQLLSLVFKDYAGVLLDGESDDEELEEEEEDRSDGDGASEIFEFLPSQTSHGLSKHFDEQLHLNNTVTDDMQTGSCVDADNNSEKHFECTANATEDKNGQHFTTSREAKDKIMLVDEEEDSRFFVKPDPITLAEGCTRISHIQNEEDMSLSDESMRKDKSDSGFKSGESTSHGGSQENLEERECYPDNDSADGAEMFQKGDRKHEDEKDISQISAMVWENFQKNLATEKEIASELSSGSCLMDVDIIISYLRQFATEIVTSGLSSLVRGLMKALMSSYEDILDDSFFMWTVGFFISYARHSNMELDKFKDVLNLDVFGFLIYQGFRNCENLVIQHQRQEKCSLIKYRLHLVVCTLNQMFQVILANSKRDLKEGSYLQTLQRCLAQMGDLQQLFILLIRTHQQPLQDLVYLRDLVHTNHIFLLLLEDWVCRGFLPHKFSMLSHIRQYATVTVMRKYGSLLEQYSNNKESLNVAVLTMMYHVAGDCSRCDVLLQLPILKAFCEIWGDVTFSKYVEFNDLIEYVLETFMSMAFEDPMKCAQNLFGLTAKDVEAIQASEDSEKDKVTSSSTKAAPTSSTGRSFGSDGVKPTGPLTREEQDLLFTWMTDAHGSASIVDDLLKHLKNHGSSATRQQVILHLLTNGWLEEKQVENLSEEIKELKTKDMVHSSRKEELLAGLPSFESDQLLPFLIEKIKGSGFQPQLCWLQEQLLEAAYIRLGVRDAKYRVYVEEPIARFFTLQDKSIPLVTVSEEQEMAMRDPYFSILLQSLGLFLADDTNSLFCRIPHFLTPSELIHKAQQIGEIGTDSVKFDLAEVQDDPSYTEFTPFEHPLPGKVEGTAHLIKLPAKDQSHQWLSFVCYLNNTKILTV, translated from the exons atgGAGTGGAATATCATGGAACCAGGCAGCTCCAGTGCCTTAGGCGTTGGTAGCTTGGTCGAAGATGTCTACCTACCAGCTGATGACTGTGAAG ATGTTTTGGATGAGGTAATCACAAATCTTGCTAAAGAGGACCCCAAGTTGAGAAATGGAAGGCGGAAACTAGCTTTTGACAAAATTGTTGAAAAG gATCTTGTGCCACTCATCAAATCCTGTGTGGATGAAGACATCTTTGCACGAGCAGTCAG GCTGTTGGCCAACTTGTCTCAGCCCCTGGATGTCTTTCTGCAGTTGAATATACCGCTCAGTCAGCAGTGTCAGAAGGAGATCATGGCCCTTGTAGACAATGCAAAAGCCTGTTGCTCAGACATCGACTTCTTTAAGAGTCTTCATTCCATGATGGTGCAAACTTTAAATAAG AGCTGCAAGTTGCAGTTTGCTGATTGCCAGATGCTGAATCACTGCATTCTCCTGCTTAGAAACCTCTTGCACACCAGTGGGCCTGTCTGTGGTGACATGCCTGTATCCTATTCATCCATTACCCTTCAGTCTTTGCTCAG CTCATTCTTTTTGTCAGAAATGGACAAACTGGTTCTTCGGCTGCTGAACCATCCACAGAAG gAAGAGTGGGTGGTCTCTGTCGTTCAGCTGTTATCTTTGGTCTTTAAAGATTAC GCTGGTGTTCTATTGGATGGTGAGAGTGATGATGAGGAGctagaagaggaagaggaggacaGATCAGATGGTGACGGAGCATCAGAAATTTTTGAGTTCTTGCCATCCCAGACATCACATGGtctgtcaaaacattttgatgagCAGCTTCATTTGAACAATACTGTAACAGATGACATGCAGACCGGTTCCTGTGTTGATGCTGATAATAACAGTGAGAAACATTTTGAGTGTACAGCTAATGCGACAGAAGATAAAAATGGGCAGCACTTTACCACTTCACGAGAAGccaaagacaaaataatgctagtagatgaggaggaagacagCAGATTCTTTGTGAAACCAGACCCCATAACTTTGGCAGAAGGGTGCACAAGGATCAGTCACATTCAAAATGAGGAGGACATGAGTTTATCCGATGAAAGCATGAGAAAAGACAAATCTGACTCTGGTTTCAAATCAGGGGAAAGCACTTCTCATGGTGGCTCACAGGAAAACctggaagagagagagtgttaTCCTGATAATGATAGTGCAGATGGTGCAGAAATGTTTCAGAAAGGAGACAGGaaacatgaagatgaaaaagacaTCTCACAAATATCTGCTATGGTGTGGGAAAACTTCCAGAAAAATCTTGCCACAGAAAAGGAGATTGCCTCAGAACTGTCCTCGGGGTCATGTCTTATGGATGTGGACATTATCAT ATCATATCTTCGACAGTTTGCTACAGAAATTGTGACTTCAGGACTGAGCAGTCTTGTCAGAGGACTGATG AAAGCACTAATGAGCAGCTATGAAGACATACTGGATGATTCATTCTTTATGTGGACTGTGGGCTTTTTTATCAGCTATGCTCGCCACAGCAACATGGAACTGGATAAATTTAA GGATGTCCTCAACCTAGATGTATTTGGATTCCTGATTTACCAGGGGTTCCGCAACTGTGAAAACCTTGTCATCCAACACCAGAGACAGGAAAAATGTTCTTTGATAAAATACAG GTTGCATCTGGTTGTGTGCACACTGAACCAGATGTTCCAAGTGATTCTTGCCAACTCTAAGCGAGATCTGAAGGAAGGATCTTATCTGCAAACACTACaga GATGCCTGGCGCAGATGGGTGACCTCCAACAATTGTTCATCTTGCTGATCCGCACACATCAGCAACCACTACAAGATCTAGTGTATCTGCGTGATCTTGTGCACACCAACCATATCTTCCTACTGTTGCTAGAGGACTGGGTCTGTCGCGGCTTCCTGCCACACAAGTTCTCCATGCTGTCCCACATACGACA GTATGCCACAGTAACTGTCATGCGCAAATATGGAAGTTTGCTGGAACAGTACAGTAACAACAAGGAGAGTCTGAATGTCGCTGTGCTGACAATGATGTACCATGTGGCTGGTGACTGTAGCCGCTGTGATGTACTGCTGCAGCTGCCCATCTTaaaagctttttgtgaaatCTGGGGAGATGTCACATTCAGTAAATAT GTGGAGTTCAATGACCTGATTGAGTATGTCCTGGAGACATTCATGTCCATGGCCTTTGAAGACCCAATGAAGTGTGCACAAAATCTGTTTGGCTTAACTGCTAAAGATGTGGAAGCTATCCAGGCCTCAGAGGATTCAGA GAAAGACAAAGTGACAAGCAGCTCAACAAAAGCAGCTCCCACCAGCAGCACTGGGCGAAGCTTTGGCAGTGATGGGGTTAAACCCACCGGTCCCCTGACCAGGGAGGAACAAGATCTCCTCTTTACTTGGATGACTGATGCCCATGGCTCCGCCAGCATAGTTGATGATCTTCTCAAGCACTTAAAGAACCATGGCTCCTCGGCCACAAGACAGCAG GTGATACTTCATCTACTAACCAATGGCTGGCTGGAAGAGAAACAGGTCGAAAATCTGTCAGAGGAGATTAAAGAG CTGAAGACCAAAGACATGGTACACTCAAGCAGGAAAGAAGAGCTGCTGGCTGGGCTTCCATCGTTTGAATCCGATCAGCTTCTGCCTTTCTTGATAGAAAAGATCAAGGGCTCAGGGTTTCAGCCACAGTTGTGCTGGCTTCAAGAACAGCTGCTGGAGGCTGCGTACATACGACTCG GTGTTCGTGATGCCAAGTACCGTGTTTATGTTGAAGAACCAATTGCCAGATTCTTCACAT TGCAGGACAAGTCCATCCCTTTGGTAACTGTGAGCGAAGAGCAGGAGATGGCTATGCGTGATCCTTACTTTAGCATTTTGCTACAAAGCCTGGGTTTGTTCCTTGCTGATGACACAAACTCACTCTTCTGCCGCATTCCTCACTTCCTGACACCTTCTGAACTCATACACAAAGCCCAGCAGATTGGAGAAATTGGCACTG atTCTGTTAAATTTGATCTCGCCGAAGTCCAAGATGATCCTAGCTACACCGAGTTCACTCCATTTGAACATCCTTTACCAGGCAAAGTTGAGGGAACGGCTCATCTGATCAA GTTACCTGCAAAAGATCAATCTCATCAGTGGCTCAGTTTTGTCTGCTACCTCAACAACACAAAGATTTTAACAGTGTGA